CGCTGGAAGGAACacttcctcgtccccgaCCACCGCGTGCGTACCATTTCCGGCGCCAGCTTCGAGGGCTTCTACTACATTTGCTTCAACCAAATCAAGGGTGAAGTGAGTGGGATCTACTTCCACTCCAAAAGTGAAAAGTACGTGCCGACGATTGCCCCGAACTTGCTCCTTGGTccctcccttttttttttttttttcctgCTTGCTTTTTTCTCCTTGGTTCGCTAACAAAACTGCCGCCACCAGGTTTCAACAGCTCGAGCTCAAGCACGTGGAGGATAGGGGCTGCTTCGGTGCCATGGAATTCAGATGAGATTCCGAGACCCAGACCGGCTACCTTGGAAGCCGCGGGGCTCGGCGGGCTGTAGTGAAGGAGGCACAAGCGCGACTGCAGCCTCATGCAGCGCGCGGGAGTATATCTGCTTGGACGCATCCCACTCCcactttttttctcttttcatTTTCTCGTCTTTTTGATTTTGCAAATGATATCAAATGACGATGCCTTGGTGCGCCTTGGGTATAAGGAGGAATAGTTCAAGGCCGGCCACGATAGGGAGGGTTACGACACCTAGGTacggagaagggggggaggaggagagggagagagtgagagagatACACAAACATATTCATAGTATTTCTTATCAGGCACGGACAAGGCATCATCAAAGGAGAATGGGTCTCTTTCAaagtttttttctttttctagGAGGGGCTGTACAtggcttttttttcttcctctacttcttcttcttcctcctcctctatCGCTAGGCTTCCTCTTTTTCGAATTTGGTGAAGTAACCCTTTCGGAAAGGGTTCAGCTCATCTGCCGTTGTTCCCGCTACGAATGTGCGCTTATAGGCGGCCAGCTTCTCTGGATCAACCTGGCTGTCGGGGATGCGCCGGTATGTGATGAGTCTCCGAGACCCTTGGACAGAAAGTCAGGTTAGCAAGACGATTGACAGAAGCAATCGTGAAACGAAGACAAGTCGTGATAGGCAAGACAGTCTGCAAAAGAGAAACTCACATTTGTTGAAGGGCTGCACACACGTGACGACGATCTCGAGGCGAGGGTGTTGCGGCGTGGGGATCTCctggtcctcgtcgttggcggtgGGCATCCAGAAGGagaggcggccgccgtcgacgagggtgTCGGAGGCGAACtggaggatgtcgtcgagcaTGACGAGAAAGCTGTACGGTTTCTTCGGGGCGATGAAGTCTCCCGATCTGGGGGATGTTAGACGAGGTTCGTCGGTGGGGGGAACAAGGGATTTCGTGGAAATAAGGGGCAAAAGGGCCACCAGTAAAGGCGAAGTCGGTGGTCATCAACAACTTACTTGTACCGCTGcttcccggcctcgacgacccaCGGCGTCTTCTCCGGATCCCTGCACCCCAACACGCGCAGACCCTCCCTCACGCCGTACGGCGGATCGCACACGATGCCGTCGAGCCACCGGGTCTTCCTGACGGGGGTGTTGGTCAGGTCGGCGGTCCAGAACTCACCGACGCGGTCCAGCAGGCCGTACTGCGCAAAGTTGCCCCTGACGCTGCGgtccccgccggcgccgcggatGCTGCGGCCGTCGATGTcgctgccgaagccgagggcgccgaagTGGGCGCAGGCGATGGGGAAGGAGCCTGTGCCGACGAAGGGGTCGTAGAAGAGCCTGCCGGGCGCGGCGTGGGCGAGGTTCGCGGTGACAAGGGCGAGCTCCGAGTCCATGGAGGTGGTGCTGATGTACCCCCGCTTCTTGAGGTCGTAGGTGAGAGACAGGTGGCGGGCGCCAGAGGCGAGGTGACGGCCGAAGTGGACGCGCTTCGGGGCCGGGCCGTGGAGGTCCCAGTCCTCGAAGATTGTGAGCTCGATGTCGGGCGTCTTGAGGTTGATGGGCCCGCGGAGGGGCAGGTAGCGGAAGGCGTTGATGAGGGCGACGAACTCAGCGTGCGGGCGGGAGGTCTGGTAGGTATCGAGGGAGAACttgaaggaggaggccgagacggcAGACCAGTCGAaggaggtcggcgtcggggaGTCGACGGATGGCCTGAGGGCCTCGTGGATGCCTTCGTgagagggcgccgaggcaaggaggaggtggaTCGACTGTGTGAGAAGGGAGCGGGCGATGAGACGaggggcgagggagggggacggGAGGGTAATTATGCAGAAGGGGGACTGTTTTTTTGTACTTTTGTTAGCCAGGTCTGCGTTTGAAGCGATACTTGGGTTGGTTGATAGTGCGGAGTGCGAATCTCATGaaaggtgtgtgtgtgtgtgtgtgtgtgttatCAGGaaatgagatgagatgagagtgagagtaaGATCTTGTTGATGCTTCAACGTTTATTGGACCAAAGACAAGAAACATCCTTATGACGAACGACCCAATTCCCAATGCAGAGTTTACTTCTTTTTTGAAATATGATTACAGATACGGTGGGACAAAGCTCACTCGAGAACCTCTCACGAGACCATCACCAAAAACACACTATTGAAGAAGACTCACATCAGGGCTGTACTCGACCACCTTCATGTCGATCCCCtccaggtcggcgagggcctgcAACTCCGGGAGCCGGAAGGACTCGTGGGCCTGCGAGAAGCGGACGAGGTACTCCATGCTGGGCCGTCACCGGTTCTGTCCCTGGCCGTGTTGCGCCGGGTCGTGTACTCGGGTCCGAAGTGCCACTCACTCAGAGACTGagtgagggaggaggggcagccGAGAAAAATGCAGAATGCAGGTCCGGAGCGCGGGGTggttaaaaaaaaaagtgcCCCTCGTTTGCGCCCGTGgctggttttttttttttttggctgCTAAGGCGTGTTAGCTGGGATGCATGTAACTAGTGTGAGATTATAAACCCCGTGCTCACTCACAATAAGAAGAGACCGTCAATCAAGATGTTGTAGGGCTTCAATTTGCGAATCTCTAgtggtgttgttggaggAACTTGGACTTCTTGCATCGTCTTCGAAGGCCGCTGACTCGGCGGGTTTGGGCAGCGCCAGAAATGGCATTTTCGGTGGAGAGTCACTCGTACACGCCCACGCCCCGATGTGTCTATAGACTTTTAGGAGTCGGTTCAAAGCCTGGGCAATGGCTGGAAGCGGGGTGGGTTATTTATTCACACACCCCAGGTGTTTCAGTAAAACATTCATCTGCATTTCTCGATTTTGCGATATAGAGCTCTCCCAATCCTCGACACGCCGCAGTGGCCTCGCAACCACCAAACTAAAGCCAGTCTCGAAAGATACCAAGACATACCCCTAAAATTGAAGGCCAATGTTGTCGTTCCCAACACCCAGCGTCTACCAGGCGTCGAAATGCTTCGTCACCTACGGCACCATGGCCCACGTCGAGCCGAAGCAGCTGCCCACCAAGGGGAAGCCGTGGGCGCCCATCCTGGGCCAGGGATTCAACCACAAGGTATGTGTCTTCACACCGAACACTCTTCCCGTAGGAGAGCGTCCAGTACTGACATCATCAGGTTGAACTCATCCTGCCTCAGGAGTGTTATGAGTTGGTCCGACAGAAGCTTGTCAAGGAActcgcggcgccgacgttcCACCGCGTCATCATGACCCTCGGCCAGGTGCTGGACGGTGCATTTTTCAACGAGTACATCAAGAGAGGTCCGTCACTCGGTTGAGCGCGCGAATCGTGATGGAAGGGCTGACTTGCGACCAGGCAACATCCTCATGCTCTCGGAGGGCAGGACGACCGTCGAAAACGTCTTCTCCCTCCACGAGGGCCTGCTTACAATGTACCTCGACAAAGAGACGTACGAGCGGGCCGGCTTGGTGGGCAAGCCTCACGGCGTCAAGGGGAAGAGAGGCCTCAAGCCGAGATGGGGTGAGCGGACAGCGACTCTCATCACTTTCGTAACACGGAGACTTATTGATCCCTTCACAGTTGTGAGCTACCAGCTCCGAGACCCGTCGATGCTTCACGGCAAAAAGGGGTTCGACAGACTCGCCTATGCATGCAAAAATGTTCTCAACACGCCCGTAACGTGGTTGTTCTGCAACGCCGCGACTACCAGTAAGCCGCTACCTGCGCATTGCCTCGCGCGTTTGCTTTTTACCTGATTGGCTATTCTGACATGGTTCAGCTCCCTCGCCAGACCCCCTGGATCCGTATTTCCCAACACGATACACCTGCGAGCCCGCCCTCGTGCCCGGCATGCAGGTCAAGACGGCGCCGCTGGCGATCCCTGCCGACATGATTCAGAACGGCGACAGGCTCGCCCTCGAAGACTTTTCCACAGAGACGTACGAATGGCTGTCCCTGATCCGTCTGCAGAGCCCCCGCGTCGAGTCCGGAGACACTGTCGACCCCTATCTCTCGCGCTACCAGGTCCCAggcagcctcgacgccgaagccggcgctggcgccgcAGCGCACTTGAACGTCTGTAAGATCACGTGGCAGGGCTTCTTCACCTCAGACTGGGTTCGGAGCGTCCTTATCcatgccctcgtcgccctgccgTCGCGGACCTGGCTCTCCCTCAGCGCAACGTCCTTTTCCAAGGGCATGGCCGGCGATAGCCCCGAAATCGCGTTCCTCCGGCCGCCCGAGTCCCCCGGGCATTACCTGTTTTGGGAAATCAAGAGCGACGATTAAACACTGCGATTGGCTACCtcgtttttcttcttctctttctgctCTCTCTGCTCTCCTTAACCCTGCTTCTGACGCACGCTACGctcgtcgcccaggccctggtcgaggatggcgtcctcgatgaGGCGGCGCAGCTCGGCCTGGCCCTCGTCCGTGTGGAAGTCTTCTCTCTCGGCCAGCTGTTCTATCCGGCGCTTGAACTCGgggtcgacctcgtcggggacctcgtcggcctgaTCCATGGTGCCGAGTGTCACAGCGAGACCCTCAGGGACGGGCGGCATGTCGACGGGCGGTGCGGCAGTGTCGGACGCTGCGGTGGTTTGGGCTGCGGTGGTTTGGTCACcaccctcggcggcggcagcagcggcggcagcggcattTCGTTGGGACTCGATGCCGTTGAGGTACTGTGCGACTTCGGGGTagtcggcctcgccctcgatcTTCTGGCTGGCGGTGATGCCGTCGGCACCCTTGGCGTTGATGTCGGcgcccagctcctcgacaaggcACTTTGCCGCCTCGACGgtctcgacgacgaacagggccgtctcctcgtcctcgtccctcAGGTCGACATTGACGCCGAACTCCCGGACCAGAGCGCGCAAGAGATCGAGGTGGTTGTagctcgcggcggcgtggacgaGAGAGTATCCGTGCTCGTCCTGGCccgcggcgatggcggggttCTCGCGCAGGAGCGTGAGCAGGGCCGCGgggttgtcggcggcgaggaggtagGGGTTGGAGGCCATCTTTAGTTGTGGTGGCTTAGCCTTTGGGTGTCTGGTTTGGTTGGCTAGTTGGTAGTATTTTGTGTGAAATGAAAGAAATTGAGGCCAAATCCGAAGGTGGCGCAGGCGTGTCTGTTCTCGATGGAAGATGCGACGCGATGAATGCAATGGGGTGCGAATGGGAAATTTTCTGCCGTGCGATGCGGGGGAGGTCCTGGTGTGACGCAGTACCCTACCCCTCCAAGTCAGTCCTACCGCCTTCCAAAAGAGCATTAGCGCTCTCAGCTACCGGGGTGAAATGAAGGCCCTGAACAAGCAACTGTGCCCCTCCACGCCTCGCACTGCAGCCGCTAATGGCCCTATTTATCTTAACCCTCTGCAAGGTACTTAGGTACTTATCTAGGCAGTGGTGTGCAGTGTGCCCTGCGACCACAGCAGCGCCACGTCCGAGACTCATTTTTGAACCCTCCCAGATGTGGAAAGCGCAAATGCAAGTTCCCATTATCTGATCTCACCCCTTGTGCGTGGCTGCCGGTGTGACTGATTGACGACGGACGGACTGAccctcatctcatctcatctcatcttaccttaccttacaTTGGGTACTGAGGACTCTCTGTCTgtccctttctctctctttctctgttTCCCAAGGCAAAAGCCACACCTCCGATTGAGGCCGCTTGACAGAAATACCCAACAAGAGCAAGTGAAGTGACTCACCTCCTGTTTGTTGCCCTCGCTGTAGTTCAATATCTCGGCCTACCTAGGCTGCCATCCTTGTCTACAAAAGCAAACATCGTCCTTGACGATATATCAAGTGAGGCCATCACCATACACACACAATCCGTTCTCTCTTCTGATAGAGCAGACAGGCATCAGTCAGGCAGGAGTCACCgcttgtctttctctcttcatGTTCATCGCCCGCCGGGCAcccatcttcttcgcttCTAGACCATCTCTACTCCCTTTCTCAACCACAAATACCCGCCTCTTCTCCGCAGCCAtggcaacagcaacaacagcagagGCAGCGCCCTTGCCCAAGGCCCCCTATGTTCCCCAGGACGTCGAAAAGGTCGCCAGCATGGTGCGCGCGCTTGACGGCGCAAAGAAGCTCAGCAAGTCCAAGGCGGGCGGCTTCTCCTGCAAGAAGACGTCGTTCGACGTAAAGACGTCccaggacggcgtcgtcgtcgactcgtGGAAGATGCAGGAGTGGGACTACAAGAAGAAAGACCTGCCCACCTACGCCCGCGGCCTCTTTACAACAAAGAACCGGGGCAACGAGCCCGAGATCGTCGTGCGTGGCTACGACAAGTTCTtcaacgtcggcgaggtcccCGAAACAAAGTGGGAGAACATACTCACGCGCACGAGGGGGCCGTACGAGCTCACCCTCAAGGAGAACGGCTGCATCATCTTCGTCTCGGGCCTTGAGGACGGCACCCTGCTCGTCTGCAGCAAGCACTCGACCGGTGAGAGAGGCGACTCCGACATCAGCCACGCCATCGCTGGAGAGCGCATGATCGAGAAGCAGCTGGCCGCCCTGGGCAAGACCAAAGAGGACCTCGCCAGGGAGCTGCGCGACCGcaacgccaccgccgtcgccgagctctGTGACGACGCCTTCGAAGAGCACATCCTCGAGTACGGTCCGGACAAGGCTGGCCTGTACATCCACGGCATCAACCTCAACCTCCCCGAGTTCGTCACCTACCCTAGCACCCTGGTTCAGTCCTTCGGCGACGCCTGGGGCTTCCGCCAGGTCGGCCTCATCACCATGCACGACGTCAACGAGGTCAAGGCCTTCCTCGAGCAGGTTGCCGAGACGGGCGCCTACGGCGaccgcgacgtcgagggtTTCGTCATCCGCTGCAAGGAGAGCCACgacccggcctcggcccctTACCGCGACTGGTTCTTCAAGTACAAGTTCGAGGAGCCCTACCTCATGTACCGCCAGTGGAGAGAGTGCACCAAGGCCATGATCACGGGCAAGCCACCGCGCTACAAGAAGCACATCAAGATCACCGAGGAGTACCTCCTCtacgcccgccgccgcctccaggCCGACAAGGACCTCGCCAAGCTCTACCAGCAGAACcacggcatcatcgccctGCGCAACGACTTCCTCGCCTTCAAGAATatcaagggcgccgacgccgccaacctCGAGCTCTCGGACgtgtccgccgccgccaccgtccgcCCCGAAGTCGCCCGGGACGTCATCCTCGTGCCCATCGCCACTATCGGCTGCGGCAAGaccaccatcgccgtcgccctgcAGCACCTCTTCGGCTGGGGTCACGTCCAGAACGACAACATCTCGGGCAAGGGCCGCCCGCCGCGATTCACAAAGGCCGTTCTCGACCTGCTCCGCGACGTtcctgtcgtcgtcgctgacCGTAACAACGCCCAGAAGCACGAGCGCCGTCAGATCCTCACCGACGTCAAGGTCCAGCACCAGACGgcccgcctcgtcgccctctaCTTCGCCCACGACGATGGCAACCTTGACGAGGTCCGCCGCGTCACCCAGGAGCGCGTCCTCGCCCGCGGCGACAACCACCAGACCATccacgccgccaccgacgccgagaagtTCCTCGGCGTCATGGAGGGCTTCGTCACCCGATTCGAACCCGTCGTTCCCTTCTCCCCGCCTGACGACGGCTTCGACAACATTATTCACCTCGACCCCACCGCCGGCAGCCGCGAGAACCTCGAAAAAgtcatcgccggccttcACGCCATGTACCCGAACCTCGTTCCCGAGGTACCCCCAGCCGagcgcctcgacgaggccatccgCTCCGCCTTTGACGAGTACAAGCCCGAGTTCAAGCACAACATCCCCGACCGCGGCCCGCGCAAGGACAGGCCCGTgggggccgccgcccacaACCAGCCGGGCggcaagcccaagaagaagaagcccctCGAGTACATGTCTGTCGACGTCCCCGCCAACGAGGTCCGCGGcgtgctcgacggcgccttcAACAAGGCTGGAATGCCCACCTCGCGCTTCTACAAGCAGCTCTTCCAGACCCGCCGCGTTCAGCCAAAATTCCACGTCACCCTGATGCACCGTGCCAGCTCTAAAGATAACTCGGAGTTGTGGTCCAAGTACCTAGCCATCCACGCCGAGGCAGAaaaggcggccggcggcaaccAGGAGGCCGCCAGCGCCCAAGCCCTGGGCGAGTGCGCTGTCGAGCTTGAGAGAGTGAGTCTCCCGCCTTTACCCATTTACAAATCCCCAAGTACACGGGAACCAACTaacccttcccttccccctcgcAGGCTGTCTTCGATGACCGTGTCATGGCCATCGTCGtgcgcctcgtcgacccctCGGGTCAGTGGCAGTG
The DNA window shown above is from Colletotrichum destructivum chromosome 2, complete sequence and carries:
- a CDS encoding uncharacterized protein (Putative tRNA ligase Trl1, fungi, tRNA ligase, phosphodiesterase, tRNA ligase, kinase domain, fungi); protein product: MFIARRAPIFFASRPSLLPFSTTNTRLFSAAMATATTAEAAPLPKAPYVPQDVEKVASMVRALDGAKKLSKSKAGGFSCKKTSFDVKTSQDGVVVDSWKMQEWDYKKKDLPTYARGLFTTKNRGNEPEIVVRGYDKFFNVGEVPETKWENILTRTRGPYELTLKENGCIIFVSGLEDGTLLVCSKHSTGERGDSDISHAIAGERMIEKQLAALGKTKEDLARELRDRNATAVAELCDDAFEEHILEYGPDKAGLYIHGINLNLPEFVTYPSTLVQSFGDAWGFRQVGLITMHDVNEVKAFLEQVAETGAYGDRDVEGFVIRCKESHDPASAPYRDWFFKYKFEEPYLMYRQWRECTKAMITGKPPRYKKHIKITEEYLLYARRRLQADKDLAKLYQQNHGIIALRNDFLAFKNIKGADAANLELSDVSAAATVRPEVARDVILVPIATIGCGKTTIAVALQHLFGWGHVQNDNISGKGRPPRFTKAVLDLLRDVPVVVADRNNAQKHERRQILTDVKVQHQTARLVALYFAHDDGNLDEVRRVTQERVLARGDNHQTIHAATDAEKFLGVMEGFVTRFEPVVPFSPPDDGFDNIIHLDPTAGSRENLEKVIAGLHAMYPNLVPEVPPAERLDEAIRSAFDEYKPEFKHNIPDRGPRKDRPVGAAAHNQPGGKPKKKKPLEYMSVDVPANEVRGVLDGAFNKAGMPTSRFYKQLFQTRRVQPKFHVTLMHRASSKDNSELWSKYLAIHAEAEKAAGGNQEAASAQALGECAVELERAVFDDRVMAIVVRLVDPSGQWQCTNNVAHITVGTRDESVKPKESNELLARWLDKGTGADTGIDEVVFDTKPVLQGTVRGVLSR
- a CDS encoding Putative ribosomal RNA large subunit methyltransferase K/L-like, methyltransferase; this translates as MEYLVRFSQAHESFRLPELQALADLEGIDMKVVEYSPDSPFCIITLPSPSLAPRLIARSLLTQSIHLLLASAPSHEGIHEALRPSVDSPTPTSFDWSAVSASSFKFSLDTYQTSRPHAEFVALINAFRYLPLRGPINLKTPDIELTIFEDWDLHGPAPKRVHFGRHLASGARHLSLTYDLKKRGYISTTSMDSELALVTANLAHAAPGRLFYDPFVGTGSFPIACAHFGALGFGSDIDGRSIRGAGGDRSVRGNFAQYGLLDRVGEFWTADLTNTPVRKTRWLDGIVCDPPYGVREGLRVLGCRDPEKTPWVVEAGKQRYKSGDFIAPKKPYSFLVMLDDILQFASDTLVDGGRLSFWMPTANDEDQEIPTPQHPRLEIVVTCVQPFNKWSRRLITYRRIPDSQVDPEKLAAYKRTFVAGTTADELNPFRKGYFTKFEKEEA
- a CDS encoding Putative ankyrin repeat-containing domain superfamily, giving the protein MASNPYLLAADNPAALLTLLRENPAIAAGQDEHGYSLVHAAASYNHLDLLRALVREFGVNVDLRDEDEETALFVVETVEAAKCLVEELGADINAKGADGITASQKIEGEADYPEVAQYLNGIESQRNAAAAAAAAAEGGDQTTAAQTTAASDTAAPPVDMPPVPEGLAVTLGTMDQADEVPDEVDPEFKRRIEQLAEREDFHTDEGQAELRRLIEDAILDQGLGDERSVRQKQG
- a CDS encoding Putative ribonuclease P protein subunit Rpp40 translates to MLSFPTPSVYQASKCFVTYGTMAHVEPKQLPTKGKPWAPILGQGFNHKVELILPQECYELVRQKLVKELAAPTFHRVIMTLGQVLDGAFFNEYIKRGNILMLSEGRTTVENVFSLHEGLLTMYLDKETYERAGLVGKPHGVKGKRGLKPRWVVSYQLRDPSMLHGKKGFDRLAYACKNVLNTPVTWLFCNAATTTPSPDPLDPYFPTRYTCEPALVPGMQVKTAPLAIPADMIQNGDRLALEDFSTETYEWLSLIRLQSPRVESGDTVDPYLSRYQVPGSLDAEAGAGAAAHLNVCKITWQGFFTSDWVRSVLIHALVALPSRTWLSLSATSFSKGMAGDSPEIAFLRPPESPGHYLFWEIKSDD